From the Flavimarina sp. Hel_I_48 genome, one window contains:
- the cphA gene encoding cyanophycin synthetase, translating into MKILEINAMRGPNYWSIRRPKLIVMVLDLEKMEEYPTDKIPGFGERIKSLLPGLYAHRCSEGVEGGFFHRVDKGTWMGHVIEHVALEIQTMAGMDTGFGRTRGYGEDGVYHVVFSYKEEAVGRYAAQAAVNICEALIAAKDYDLDIDIQRMRELRESERLGPSTGSIVKEAQSRGIPWIRLNKNSLCQLGYGANQKRIQATVTSKTSNIGVDLACDKEETKFMLEQASVRVPKGDIIWDMEDLKKVCDAVGYPLVIKPIDGNHGRGITVNIKTYEEAIAAFNVAQEVSNSVIVETYIEGHDYRLLVINNKLIAAAKRTPAHVIGDGHSTIQELIDNVNKDPRRGYGHENVLTVIDVNELTLSLIKKKGYTAESVLAKDETLLLKDTANLSTGGTAEDVTDIVHSSNVFMAERISRLIDLDICGIDVMTTDITKPLEETGGAVLEVNAGPGFRMHLSPTIGLPRNVASPVVDELFPKGENGRIPIVAITGTNGKTTTTRLIAHMAKMSGCRVGYTTSDGVYIQNRLLMAGDCTGPQSAEFVLRDPTVNFAVLECARGGLLRAGLGFRYCDIGIVTNVASDHLGLKGINSIDQLARVKAVIPETVLPGGYAILNADDDRVYNMRRGLDCNVALFSMDENNPRIIEFQEDNGLTAIFEENYVTITRGKWKMRVMRVENIPITYGGKAHFMIQNVLAAILAAHVRGISIEDMKAALETFLPSASQTPGRLNEFKFNNFSFLIDYAHNPSGMRALKQFTDSYDAPYRIGIVAGIGDRRQEDTVEVGAIAASMFDEIIIRQDDNLRGKTEEELRGYIEEGIHSKKLDIKITSIDSEQDAIKHAIKNAPKNALIVLCSDIIPASIQLLEELKVKEAAGKELFEN; encoded by the coding sequence ATGAAAATACTTGAAATAAACGCCATGCGCGGTCCCAACTACTGGTCTATTCGCCGGCCCAAGCTCATCGTTATGGTGCTTGATCTGGAGAAAATGGAAGAGTATCCAACAGACAAAATACCAGGATTTGGGGAACGCATAAAAAGCCTATTGCCCGGTCTGTACGCGCATCGCTGCTCAGAAGGGGTTGAAGGCGGCTTTTTTCATCGTGTTGATAAGGGAACATGGATGGGACATGTCATTGAGCATGTTGCCCTGGAGATACAAACCATGGCAGGAATGGATACCGGTTTTGGCCGTACGCGTGGCTACGGTGAAGATGGCGTGTATCATGTGGTTTTTTCTTATAAAGAAGAAGCTGTGGGGAGATATGCCGCCCAGGCTGCCGTAAATATCTGCGAGGCATTAATTGCCGCAAAAGATTATGATCTGGACATAGATATACAGCGCATGCGCGAATTGAGGGAATCAGAAAGGCTGGGTCCCAGTACCGGCTCTATTGTAAAAGAAGCGCAAAGCCGCGGTATACCCTGGATTCGATTAAACAAAAACTCGTTATGCCAGTTGGGCTACGGCGCAAACCAGAAGCGCATTCAGGCTACGGTTACGAGCAAGACCAGTAACATTGGCGTAGACCTTGCCTGTGACAAAGAAGAGACCAAGTTTATGCTTGAGCAAGCGAGTGTGCGCGTGCCCAAAGGTGATATTATTTGGGATATGGAAGATTTGAAAAAAGTTTGTGACGCGGTAGGTTATCCCCTTGTCATCAAGCCCATAGATGGTAATCATGGTCGCGGTATAACCGTAAACATTAAAACGTATGAGGAAGCAATTGCCGCTTTTAATGTTGCACAGGAGGTAAGTAACAGTGTTATTGTAGAGACCTATATAGAAGGTCATGATTATAGACTTTTAGTAATAAACAACAAATTGATTGCAGCCGCAAAAAGGACGCCTGCGCATGTAATTGGCGATGGCCATTCTACCATACAAGAACTTATTGACAATGTTAACAAAGACCCGCGAAGAGGATATGGTCATGAAAATGTACTAACCGTAATTGATGTAAACGAACTTACACTTAGCCTGATTAAAAAGAAGGGCTATACCGCGGAAAGTGTACTTGCAAAAGATGAAACTTTATTGCTGAAAGATACGGCAAACTTAAGTACCGGGGGTACTGCTGAAGATGTTACTGATATTGTACATTCTTCAAATGTTTTTATGGCAGAACGTATTTCCAGGCTCATTGATCTGGATATCTGCGGGATTGATGTGATGACCACAGACATTACAAAACCGCTGGAAGAAACCGGTGGCGCCGTGCTTGAAGTCAATGCGGGCCCGGGTTTTAGAATGCACCTTTCCCCTACCATTGGCCTTCCCAGAAATGTGGCCTCACCAGTAGTTGACGAGCTTTTTCCCAAAGGTGAAAATGGCCGTATACCCATTGTCGCCATTACAGGGACAAATGGTAAAACAACGACTACCCGCCTTATCGCCCATATGGCAAAAATGAGCGGTTGCAGGGTAGGATATACTACTTCAGACGGCGTTTATATTCAAAACAGGCTGCTTATGGCCGGGGATTGTACGGGACCACAGAGTGCAGAATTTGTGCTTCGGGATCCTACCGTTAATTTTGCGGTTTTGGAATGTGCCCGCGGCGGACTTTTGCGTGCAGGGTTGGGATTTAGATATTGTGATATAGGTATTGTGACCAATGTAGCATCAGACCACCTGGGTCTCAAAGGCATTAATTCCATAGATCAGTTGGCACGTGTAAAAGCGGTTATCCCAGAAACGGTTTTGCCTGGCGGATATGCGATTTTGAATGCTGATGATGACCGTGTTTATAATATGCGAAGAGGTCTTGATTGTAATGTTGCGCTCTTCAGTATGGATGAAAACAATCCACGTATAATCGAATTTCAGGAGGACAATGGGCTTACGGCGATTTTTGAAGAGAATTACGTGACCATTACCCGTGGCAAGTGGAAAATGCGGGTCATGCGTGTAGAGAATATACCAATCACTTATGGTGGTAAGGCGCATTTTATGATACAAAACGTGCTTGCCGCGATACTGGCGGCGCACGTGCGGGGTATCAGTATTGAAGATATGAAGGCCGCGCTGGAAACATTTCTTCCATCTGCCTCTCAAACGCCGGGACGTTTAAATGAATTCAAGTTCAATAATTTCAGCTTTTTAATAGATTATGCCCATAACCCTTCCGGAATGCGGGCCCTGAAGCAATTTACAGATTCCTATGATGCTCCATACCGTATAGGTATCGTCGCTGGTATTGGTGACAGAAGGCAGGAAGACACCGTTGAAGTAGGTGCTATTGCCGCAAGTATGTTTGACGAGATCATAATCAGACAGGATGACAATTTAAGGGGAAAGACCGAAGAAGAATTGCGCGGTTATATAGAAGAAGGTATCCACAGTAAAAAGTTGGACATAAAGATTACCAGTATAGATTCTGAACAGGATGCTATAAAACATGCAATTAAAAATGCACCTAAAAATGCATTGATCGTTCTGTGTAGTGATATCATTCCTGCCTCGATTCAATTGTTAGAAGAACTAAAAGTCAAGGAAGCCGCCGGAAAAGAACTTTTTGAAAATTAA
- a CDS encoding DUF418 domain-containing protein: MENKKFQTSPLGGGREGSNRIEILDVYRGFAIFGIFVVNIVIMNSTFLNQDVFLEQFTGTLDVFAQRLLQLFFYTKFFPIFSLLFGIGIAMQALKLNDKNKHIGPFFARRMLFLLLFGIVHILLLWSGDVLNLYALLGFLVVFLLKFPNKWLLILAVLLLIFPFYDQILAEIFSFIGFQPEVYLAGYTGDRVNEIISNGSYLQGMHLRLLEYLTNIPMLFGFLAPVAFSMFLLGIYLGKNRIFNDFPKFLKHIKVPVLVIALLSNLYRIAFLFYLPDYQIYRDFRPFFIKTMVISDVLMGLFYLWILGMIWYFTIWGKLLKPLKYVGRMALSNYILQSVVGLFLFSSVGFGMYERFSPSCTLGIAVLVFLFQIVLSGIWLRFFRFGPLEWVWRCLTYKKIFSLKI; encoded by the coding sequence TTGGAAAACAAAAAGTTTCAAACTTCTCCCCTTGGGGGAGGTCGGGAGGGGAGTAACCGCATCGAAATCCTTGATGTTTACCGGGGCTTTGCAATCTTCGGTATTTTTGTGGTCAATATTGTGATCATGAATTCCACTTTTTTGAATCAGGATGTGTTCCTGGAACAATTTACGGGAACCCTTGATGTTTTTGCACAGCGGTTGTTGCAACTTTTTTTCTATACTAAATTTTTCCCTATTTTCTCCTTGTTGTTCGGTATTGGTATTGCGATGCAGGCACTTAAATTGAATGATAAAAACAAGCATATAGGGCCTTTTTTTGCTCGTAGAATGCTGTTTTTGCTCCTGTTTGGAATAGTACACATCTTACTGTTATGGTCTGGGGATGTCTTGAATTTATACGCTTTATTGGGTTTTTTAGTCGTTTTTCTATTAAAATTTCCCAATAAATGGCTTCTGATTTTGGCGGTTTTGCTGCTTATTTTTCCCTTTTATGACCAGATTTTAGCTGAAATATTCAGTTTTATTGGATTTCAGCCAGAAGTTTATTTAGCAGGTTATACGGGAGATCGTGTCAACGAAATTATTAGCAACGGAAGTTATCTTCAAGGTATGCACTTGCGGCTTTTAGAATATCTTACAAATATCCCGATGCTCTTTGGTTTTCTCGCACCAGTGGCGTTTTCTATGTTTTTATTGGGCATTTATCTGGGTAAAAACCGGATTTTCAACGATTTTCCGAAGTTTTTGAAGCACATAAAAGTACCCGTATTGGTTATCGCTTTGTTGTCAAATCTCTATAGGATTGCCTTTCTGTTTTATCTTCCCGACTATCAGATTTATCGTGATTTTAGACCATTTTTTATCAAAACCATGGTAATTTCTGATGTCCTGATGGGTTTGTTTTACTTATGGATTTTAGGGATGATCTGGTATTTTACAATTTGGGGCAAACTTTTAAAACCTTTAAAGTACGTTGGCAGAATGGCACTTTCCAATTATATTTTACAGAGCGTGGTAGGACTGTTTTTGTTCTCTTCGGTAGGTTTTGGGATGTACGAGAGGTTTAGTCCGTCGTGCACTTTGGGAATTGCGGTGTTGGTTTTCTTATTTCAAATAGTATTAAGCGGGATCTGGCTCCGTTTTTTCCGTTTTGGTCCGCTGGAATGGGTGTGGCGTTGTTTGACGTATAAAAAAATCTTCTCTTTAAAGATTTGA
- the bioB gene encoding biotin synthase BioB, which produces MRHDWSREEILEIYNKPLMELLYEAATVHRKHHDPNTVQVSTLLSIKTGGCPEDCGYCPQAARYHTDIKGNDLMGVRQVKAQALRAKAAGSSRVCMGAAWRNVKDGEEFDQVLEMVRTINKLDMEVCCTLGMITENQAQRLAEAGLYAYNHNLDTSEDYYKDVISTRAFQDRLDTIGNVRKTNVTVCSGGIIGMGEKLEDRAGMLVALATLSPQPESVPINALVAVPGTPMEEIEPISIWEMVRMVATTRIVMPETQVRLSAGRTQMSREGQAMCFFAGANSIFAGDKLLTTPNPDVNEDMEMFKLLGLNPQRAFEKKEQPQTVEAAESKHVPLGEKPKWSRPGHNIPRNEEAKAKSKAKA; this is translated from the coding sequence ATGAGACACGACTGGAGTCGGGAGGAAATCCTGGAAATTTACAACAAACCCTTGATGGAGTTGCTTTACGAGGCGGCCACTGTACATCGTAAGCATCACGATCCCAATACTGTACAGGTTTCTACCTTACTTTCTATTAAGACCGGTGGCTGCCCAGAAGACTGTGGGTATTGCCCGCAAGCGGCACGCTACCACACAGATATCAAAGGAAATGACCTTATGGGAGTCCGGCAGGTGAAAGCGCAGGCCTTACGTGCTAAAGCAGCCGGTAGTTCACGGGTATGTATGGGTGCTGCCTGGCGTAATGTTAAGGATGGAGAGGAATTTGATCAGGTACTCGAGATGGTGCGCACGATCAACAAACTGGATATGGAGGTTTGCTGTACCCTGGGCATGATCACCGAAAACCAGGCACAGCGCCTTGCCGAAGCTGGTCTTTACGCCTATAACCATAATCTGGATACTTCAGAAGACTATTATAAAGATGTGATTTCCACACGTGCCTTTCAGGATCGCCTGGATACGATAGGCAATGTGCGCAAAACCAATGTTACCGTGTGCAGTGGCGGTATCATTGGTATGGGTGAAAAACTGGAAGACCGTGCAGGTATGCTCGTGGCGCTCGCTACTTTGAGTCCGCAGCCAGAGAGTGTTCCCATTAATGCTTTGGTAGCCGTTCCCGGAACACCCATGGAAGAAATAGAACCTATTTCCATCTGGGAAATGGTGCGTATGGTAGCCACCACGCGTATTGTAATGCCGGAGACCCAGGTGCGACTAAGTGCTGGCCGTACCCAAATGAGTAGGGAAGGGCAGGCGATGTGCTTTTTTGCCGGGGCAAATTCCATTTTTGCGGGGGATAAGTTGCTAACCACACCTAATCCCGATGTGAACGAAGATATGGAAATGTTCAAACTGCTGGGCTTGAACCCGCAGCGTGCCTTTGAGAAAAAAGAACAACCACAAACCGTAGAAGCAGCGGAATCCAAACATGTACCGCTGGGCGAGAAACCTAAATGGTCGCGCCCCGGGCATAACATTCCGCGTAACGAAGAAGCCAAGGCAAAATCTAAGGCCAAAGCTTAA
- a CDS encoding isoaspartyl peptidase/L-asparaginase family protein, translated as MNPFSIAIHGGAGTLLKGQMTPEKEENYRKTLENALSAGFEALNSGKSATDVVSLAVQILEDSPLFNAGKGSVFTAEGTHEMDAAIMEGKDLQAGAVSLVSGIKNPILLARDVMEKSEHVFLAGTGAMNFAKSLGYTLEEAAYFYDELRYQQWQELKGTTHFQLDHSKSKETKESKFGTVGAVACDKYGNLAAATSTGGMTNKNWGRIGDTSIIGAGNYANNATCAVSCTGSGEFFIRGVAAYDVSCLMEYKGLSLAEAAAEVVHKRLMNIGGDGGLIAVDTQGNVALPFNTEGMYRGLRTSTGKSIIAIYGD; from the coding sequence ATGAACCCATTTTCTATAGCCATTCACGGCGGCGCAGGCACTTTATTAAAAGGGCAAATGACTCCCGAGAAAGAAGAAAACTACCGTAAAACGCTTGAAAACGCCTTAAGTGCGGGTTTTGAAGCCTTAAATTCAGGTAAAAGCGCCACTGATGTGGTTTCCCTTGCAGTACAAATCCTTGAAGATTCCCCTCTTTTTAATGCTGGAAAAGGAAGCGTTTTCACCGCAGAGGGCACCCACGAAATGGATGCTGCGATCATGGAAGGAAAAGATTTACAGGCGGGCGCAGTTTCATTGGTTTCAGGAATAAAAAACCCTATTCTGTTGGCGAGAGATGTAATGGAAAAAAGCGAACACGTGTTTTTGGCTGGCACCGGCGCCATGAATTTTGCGAAATCCCTGGGCTACACACTTGAAGAAGCTGCTTATTTTTATGACGAATTGCGTTACCAGCAGTGGCAGGAATTAAAGGGAACTACCCATTTTCAATTGGATCACAGCAAATCAAAAGAAACTAAGGAATCAAAATTCGGTACCGTAGGCGCCGTTGCTTGTGATAAATACGGTAACCTTGCCGCAGCCACTTCTACCGGTGGGATGACTAATAAAAACTGGGGCCGTATTGGCGATACATCAATAATTGGCGCGGGTAATTATGCAAACAATGCTACCTGCGCGGTAAGCTGCACGGGAAGCGGTGAATTTTTTATTCGGGGCGTGGCCGCTTATGATGTTTCCTGTTTGATGGAATACAAGGGGCTTTCGCTGGCGGAAGCTGCTGCCGAAGTTGTACACAAAAGATTGATGAACATAGGTGGCGATGGCGGACTCATTGCCGTGGATACTCAGGGAAATGTTGCACTTCCGTTTAATACCGAAGGCATGTACCGCGGTTTGCGCACGTCTACCGGAAAAAGTATTATCGCCATCTACGGCGATTAA
- the pnuC gene encoding nicotinamide riboside transporter PnuC: MSEFFEFFFDQYATYSTINIVLEIVAVIFGLLSVIFSMRNNIFVYPTGMISTAIFVYLLLFWGLLGDMMINGYYFVMSIYGWWVWTRKVDPQHVTPIARTTKKEHAISAVIFVGTIGFVALIYTLFDKWESWVSWVDTLTTAIFFVGMWLMARRKIENWIYWIVGDIISAPLYFHKGLTFTSLQYLIFTVIALFGYIAWKKNLDKNPVIA; the protein is encoded by the coding sequence ATGTCTGAATTTTTTGAGTTCTTTTTTGATCAATACGCGACCTACAGTACCATAAATATTGTTTTGGAAATTGTCGCGGTCATTTTCGGTCTGCTATCGGTGATTTTTTCAATGCGGAATAATATTTTCGTTTATCCCACGGGGATGATCAGTACTGCGATATTTGTGTATTTATTACTGTTTTGGGGTCTGCTGGGCGATATGATGATCAACGGTTATTATTTCGTGATGAGTATTTATGGCTGGTGGGTCTGGACGCGTAAAGTTGACCCTCAGCATGTCACTCCCATTGCAAGGACAACAAAAAAGGAACACGCTATTTCAGCAGTGATCTTTGTGGGTACCATAGGTTTTGTAGCCCTTATTTATACCCTTTTTGATAAATGGGAAAGTTGGGTGTCCTGGGTTGACACCCTTACCACAGCCATATTTTTTGTGGGGATGTGGTTAATGGCACGTCGCAAGATCGAAAACTGGATCTACTGGATCGTTGGCGATATTATATCAGCCCCCTTGTATTTTCATAAAGGTTTAACTTTTACAAGTTTGCAATATCTTATTTTTACGGTTATTGCTCTATTTGGATATATAGCTTGGAAGAAAAACTTAGACAAAAACCCAGTAATTGCATAA
- a CDS encoding AAA family ATPase, giving the protein MEEKLRQKPSNCIKIVLFGPESSGKTTLSRNLAAHYNCEWIPEYAREYLQHKWEKEQSICAPEDLLPIAEGQMRLENAASKNADRLLICDTDLLETKVYGEAYYDHWCPPELEIAALANTYDLYLLTYIDIPWEADDLRDRPEQREEMFLQFKEALVTYKRPFVLLKGTLAERMAIATEHINKLLS; this is encoded by the coding sequence TTGGAAGAAAAACTTAGACAAAAACCCAGTAATTGCATAAAAATCGTCCTTTTTGGGCCAGAAAGTTCAGGAAAAACGACACTTTCCAGAAATTTAGCAGCTCATTATAACTGTGAGTGGATCCCTGAATATGCGAGGGAATATTTACAGCATAAATGGGAAAAGGAACAGAGCATCTGTGCACCAGAAGACCTTCTGCCCATCGCTGAAGGCCAAATGAGGCTGGAGAATGCCGCTTCAAAGAATGCTGACCGACTTCTAATTTGCGATACAGATTTGCTGGAGACTAAGGTTTATGGCGAAGCTTATTATGACCATTGGTGTCCGCCAGAGTTAGAAATTGCCGCGCTTGCAAATACCTATGACCTCTATTTGCTAACATATATAGATATACCATGGGAAGCAGACGATCTACGGGATAGACCAGAACAGCGGGAAGAAATGTTTTTGCAATTCAAAGAAGCATTAGTAACATATAAGAGGCCTTTTGTACTGCTTAAGGGAACACTGGCAGAGCGTATGGCAATAGCAACCGAACACATAAACAAACTTTTATCGTGA
- a CDS encoding beta-ketoacyl synthase N-terminal-like domain-containing protein, translating to MKQPIAITGRSAISSMGTDQAEFAEARHNLTFDRKLNTWVGKLPENLQKAVKNLQNSTRNYQSLDPSVLYAMYTARETVAQAGWQKGADFGINIGSSRGATQLFEQYYSDFLKEDKSSTLASPTTTLGNISSWVAQDLQNNGPDISHSITCSTALHALLNGVAWLQAGMCDKFLVGGSEAALTPFTIAQMQAMKTYSRASANSNFPCLAFDLKKTENTMVLGEGSASVCLEIGEMPNALAYVAGVGYATEKLKHAVSISAEAECFQKSMQMAIADADSPSIDAVVMHAPGTMLGDSSEFKAINAIFGENMPLLTTNKWKIGHTFGASGLLSLDLAIYMLQTQQFVDVPFVSPQAKFKKLDTVLVNAVGFGGNAVSILLRKA from the coding sequence TTGAAACAACCCATTGCCATTACGGGACGTTCCGCTATTTCTTCGATGGGAACTGATCAAGCCGAATTTGCTGAAGCCAGGCACAACCTTACTTTTGACAGAAAACTTAATACCTGGGTGGGAAAATTGCCTGAAAACCTTCAAAAAGCGGTTAAAAACCTTCAAAATTCGACCCGAAATTATCAATCCTTAGATCCCAGCGTGCTCTACGCGATGTACACGGCAAGGGAGACCGTGGCGCAGGCAGGTTGGCAAAAAGGAGCGGATTTTGGGATCAACATTGGTTCGTCGCGAGGCGCCACCCAATTATTTGAACAGTATTATTCAGACTTTTTAAAAGAGGATAAAAGCAGCACTTTAGCATCGCCCACCACCACGCTGGGCAACATTTCCTCCTGGGTAGCGCAGGATCTGCAAAATAATGGACCTGATATTTCCCATTCCATTACCTGTTCTACGGCTTTACACGCACTGCTCAATGGTGTAGCCTGGTTGCAAGCGGGAATGTGCGACAAATTTCTGGTAGGCGGTAGCGAAGCCGCGCTTACCCCGTTTACTATCGCGCAGATGCAGGCCATGAAAACATACAGTCGCGCCTCTGCAAATAGTAATTTCCCATGTCTCGCGTTTGATCTTAAAAAAACCGAAAATACCATGGTTCTTGGCGAAGGTTCAGCTTCGGTATGTTTAGAAATAGGGGAAATGCCAAATGCACTGGCTTATGTAGCGGGCGTAGGTTATGCTACCGAAAAATTAAAACACGCAGTATCTATTTCCGCAGAAGCGGAATGTTTTCAAAAATCAATGCAAATGGCCATTGCAGATGCAGATTCTCCTTCCATTGATGCGGTTGTGATGCACGCACCGGGAACGATGTTAGGAGATTCGAGCGAATTCAAAGCGATTAATGCCATTTTTGGAGAAAATATGCCGTTATTAACTACCAATAAATGGAAAATAGGGCACACGTTTGGCGCTAGCGGTTTGCTGAGTTTAGACCTGGCCATTTACATGTTGCAAACACAACAATTTGTGGATGTTCCCTTTGTTTCGCCGCAGGCAAAATTCAAAAAATTAGATACGGTTTTAGTGAATGCCGTTGGTTTTGGTGGCAATGCCGTAAGTATTTTATTGCGTAAAGCTTAG
- a CDS encoding cupin-like domain-containing protein, whose translation MKLTEIHRVKNITKSDFVNNYLKPQKPVVIENLIDDWPAYEKWNLEYIKEIAGDKTVPLYDDRPVTHEDGFNQAHAKMKMAEYIDLLNREPTNYRIFLYNIMKDVPSLKADFKFPKIGLHLLKQIPMVFFGGENSKVFMHHDIDWANILHFHFNGEKQCILFPPDQTEKLYKVPHSLITREDINFDEPDYSKFPVLKNAEGFITHLKHGETLYMPEGYWHYMKYITPGFSMSLRALPRKPKHLLKAVYNVFIMRHYDNFMRKRKGQAWIDEKNERAITETHEKHGML comes from the coding sequence TTGAAGCTCACCGAGATACATAGGGTTAAGAATATTACTAAATCTGACTTTGTCAACAATTATCTAAAGCCACAAAAGCCTGTGGTTATAGAGAATCTTATTGATGACTGGCCAGCGTATGAAAAGTGGAATCTAGAATATATTAAAGAGATCGCGGGTGACAAAACGGTTCCCCTGTACGATGACCGCCCGGTTACGCATGAAGATGGTTTTAACCAGGCGCACGCCAAGATGAAAATGGCCGAGTATATAGATCTGCTCAATAGGGAACCTACCAACTATCGTATTTTTCTCTATAATATCATGAAAGATGTACCTTCATTGAAGGCAGATTTTAAATTTCCAAAAATAGGACTGCACCTGCTCAAGCAGATTCCCATGGTATTTTTTGGTGGGGAAAACAGTAAAGTGTTTATGCATCACGATATAGACTGGGCAAATATTTTACATTTCCATTTTAATGGCGAAAAACAATGTATTCTGTTTCCGCCAGACCAGACGGAAAAGCTTTATAAAGTACCGCACTCGCTCATCACCCGGGAAGATATCAATTTTGATGAACCAGACTATTCAAAATTCCCGGTACTCAAAAATGCAGAAGGCTTCATCACCCATTTAAAACATGGGGAGACGCTTTATATGCCAGAAGGATACTGGCACTACATGAAATATATCACGCCAGGTTTCAGTATGAGCTTGCGCGCGTTACCGCGGAAACCAAAACATCTTTTGAAAGCGGTGTATAACGTTTTTATCATGCGTCATTATGATAATTTTATGCGCAAGCGTAAAGGTCAGGCGTGGATTGATGAAAAGAATGAACGCGCGATTACCGAAACGCATGAGAAGCACGGGATGCTTTGA
- a CDS encoding cyanophycinase has protein sequence MSATGILIPIGGNENKGIATKEIYNTEKIEDSILARIVSESGGRDAMILIIPTASSIPDEVVKNYLDAFAELYCSNVQVVDIRKREDSASTTFLDLAEKADCILFSGGNQSEITQKIGGTKFHKILQRRYNNDGLVIAGTSAGAMCMSREMITGGKSKEAFLKGAVGMSKGMSFVPSLIIDSHFIRRGRFGRLAEAVARFPKLIGVGLAENTGLVIKNCNSVEVIGSGMVIIFDPSALTNNTESLVEKRSPMSITNLKTHILSKGDTFNIDRHQVEILHVEKPEVNA, from the coding sequence ATGAGTGCAACAGGAATATTAATACCCATAGGCGGCAATGAGAACAAGGGCATTGCAACCAAGGAAATCTATAATACCGAAAAAATAGAGGACAGTATTCTCGCGCGCATTGTGAGCGAGAGCGGTGGCAGGGATGCCATGATCTTGATAATCCCCACGGCCTCAAGTATTCCAGATGAAGTTGTTAAAAATTACCTCGATGCTTTTGCAGAACTCTATTGCAGCAATGTACAGGTAGTGGATATCAGAAAACGCGAAGATTCTGCAAGCACAACGTTTCTTGACCTCGCCGAAAAAGCAGATTGCATTCTTTTTAGCGGCGGTAATCAATCTGAAATCACCCAGAAAATAGGTGGCACAAAATTTCATAAGATCCTGCAGAGACGTTACAATAATGACGGCCTCGTGATTGCAGGCACCAGTGCTGGCGCCATGTGTATGTCTCGTGAAATGATCACTGGGGGGAAAAGCAAAGAAGCTTTTCTTAAAGGTGCGGTGGGTATGAGCAAAGGGATGTCTTTTGTTCCCTCACTAATCATAGATTCCCATTTTATTCGCCGGGGCCGTTTCGGTCGTTTGGCAGAAGCAGTGGCGCGATTCCCTAAACTTATAGGGGTGGGACTTGCAGAAAACACGGGACTCGTAATAAAAAATTGTAATTCCGTCGAAGTTATAGGAAGCGGTATGGTGATCATTTTTGATCCCAGTGCACTTACAAACAATACCGAAAGCCTGGTTGAAAAAAGAAGCCCTATGTCTATTACCAACCTGAAAACTCACATTTTATCTAAAGGCGATACTTTTAATATTGACAGGCATCAGGTAGAGATCCTACATGTTGAAAAGCCTGAGGTGAATGCCTAG